One Paraburkholderia caffeinilytica DNA segment encodes these proteins:
- a CDS encoding methyl-accepting chemotaxis protein encodes MHKLSFTQKLWLPLIISLVALLAVSVSAAWHSRETRIEERKHDLTNVAHVGLSIVTEYAALAQSGALPEADARKQALERLRGVRYGEDGYFLVINSKPQMVMHPIKPALEGKDLAGSADADGRHHYVTFASAAQAPDGGFVDYVFPHPGAAPAQAVGKIGYVVRYAPWDWIIATGAYVDDIDAAFMASLWLLGAIFVAVSAVLVTLVAVTNRSIARTVGGDPAYAANVADAIASGDLTVAIRTRDGDTSSLLHVMQRMRDALTGTICQIKHASDNVACGASEIANGNADLSSRTESQAASLQETASSMEQMTAMVRQTADNARTASELAASAAKIANRGGDMITQAVTAMKGISSESGRMVEIIATIEGIAFQTNILALNAAVEAARAGEQGRGFAVVASEVRSLAQRSATAAKEIRELISHAVGSVGSGATLVENTGSTIDEARDAIMRVTGVVQEIAAAATEQSAGIDQVNLAVTQMDSMTQQNAALVEQAAAAAQSLKEQAMSLQRAAAAFQVADA; translated from the coding sequence ATGCACAAGCTCAGTTTTACCCAGAAGCTGTGGCTGCCGTTGATCATCAGCCTCGTCGCGTTGCTCGCCGTTTCGGTGTCGGCGGCGTGGCATTCGCGCGAGACACGCATCGAGGAACGTAAGCACGACCTCACGAACGTCGCGCACGTCGGGCTCAGTATCGTCACGGAGTATGCCGCGTTGGCGCAAAGCGGCGCGCTGCCGGAGGCGGACGCCCGCAAGCAGGCGCTCGAACGCCTGCGCGGCGTCCGCTACGGCGAAGACGGCTACTTCCTTGTGATCAACTCGAAGCCGCAGATGGTGATGCATCCCATCAAGCCGGCACTCGAAGGCAAGGATCTCGCGGGCAGCGCCGATGCCGACGGCCGCCACCATTACGTGACGTTCGCCTCGGCCGCGCAGGCGCCGGACGGCGGTTTCGTCGACTACGTGTTCCCGCATCCGGGCGCGGCGCCGGCGCAGGCGGTCGGCAAGATCGGCTACGTGGTGCGCTACGCGCCGTGGGACTGGATCATCGCGACCGGCGCCTACGTCGACGACATCGACGCGGCGTTCATGGCCTCGCTGTGGCTGCTCGGCGCGATCTTCGTGGCGGTGTCGGCGGTGCTCGTGACGCTCGTCGCGGTGACGAACCGCAGCATCGCGCGCACGGTCGGCGGCGATCCGGCCTACGCGGCAAACGTGGCGGATGCGATCGCATCGGGCGACCTGACCGTGGCGATCCGCACGCGCGACGGCGACACGTCGAGCCTGTTGCACGTCATGCAGCGGATGCGCGACGCGCTGACGGGCACCATCTGCCAGATCAAGCACGCGTCCGACAATGTCGCGTGCGGCGCGAGCGAGATCGCGAACGGCAATGCCGACCTGTCGTCGCGAACCGAGAGCCAGGCGGCGTCGTTGCAGGAAACGGCGTCGAGCATGGAGCAAATGACGGCGATGGTCCGCCAGACTGCCGACAACGCGCGCACCGCCAGCGAGCTTGCCGCCAGCGCCGCGAAGATCGCGAACCGCGGCGGCGACATGATCACGCAGGCTGTCACGGCAATGAAGGGCATCTCGAGCGAATCGGGTCGCATGGTCGAGATCATCGCGACGATCGAAGGCATCGCGTTTCAAACCAACATCCTCGCGCTGAACGCGGCGGTTGAAGCGGCACGCGCGGGTGAGCAGGGCCGCGGCTTCGCGGTCGTCGCGAGCGAGGTGCGCAGCCTCGCACAGCGTAGCGCAACCGCGGCGAAGGAAATTCGCGAGCTGATCAGTCATGCGGTGGGCAGCGTCGGCAGCGGCGCGACGCTGGTCGAAAACACCGGCTCGACGATCGACGAAGCGCGCGACGCGATCATGCGCGTGACCGGCGTCGTGCAGGAGATCGCGGCAGCGGCAACGGAACAGAGCGCCGGCATCGACCAGGTGAATCTCGCGGTCACGCAGATGGACAGCATGACGCAGCAGAACGCGGCGCTCGTGGAGCAGGCTGCCGCCGCGGCGCAGTCGCTGAAGGAGCAGGCGATGAGCCTGCAACGCGCGGCCGCGGCGTTCCAGGTGGCCGACGCCTGA
- a CDS encoding CobW family GTP-binding protein, which produces MQSAAIPLTLLTGFLGSGKTTLLNRLLPQPALGRCAVVINELGAIGLDHLFVSTSRDDTIALLENGCLCCGVRDELAATVADLLERRTRGEIPAFERILIETTGLARPGPVISLLLGDPALEGRLQLDGIVTTVDAKHGAAQLARHEESRQQAAVADRLLLTKAELVDAPALADLEAALEALNPGAPRIPVRNGEIDAHPLLDILTPRALRPWLRAEPAPRKLLMRGATASRAAHPDIDSFCLTYPQALPMQAFETALTVLLGYHGERILRVKGIGNFIGESRPVVFHGVQQLLHEPLRLEAWPDDDHTTRLVFIVQGLARSVIEETIAHFLREAAAEESVRR; this is translated from the coding sequence ATGCAATCCGCCGCAATTCCCCTGACGTTGCTGACGGGCTTTCTCGGTTCGGGCAAGACCACGTTGCTCAATCGCCTGCTGCCGCAACCCGCGCTGGGCCGTTGCGCGGTGGTGATCAATGAACTGGGTGCGATCGGTCTCGATCATCTGTTCGTCAGCACCTCGCGCGACGACACCATCGCGCTGCTGGAAAACGGCTGCCTGTGTTGCGGCGTGCGCGACGAACTGGCGGCGACCGTGGCCGATCTGCTGGAGCGCCGCACGCGTGGCGAGATTCCCGCTTTCGAGCGGATTTTGATCGAGACCACGGGGCTGGCGAGGCCCGGCCCCGTGATTTCGTTGCTGCTGGGCGACCCGGCGCTTGAAGGTCGTTTGCAACTCGACGGCATCGTGACGACCGTCGATGCGAAACACGGCGCCGCGCAACTGGCCCGGCATGAGGAATCGCGTCAGCAGGCGGCCGTCGCGGACCGGCTATTGCTGACCAAGGCCGAACTGGTCGATGCGCCCGCGCTGGCCGACCTCGAGGCGGCGCTTGAGGCGCTGAATCCGGGTGCGCCACGCATCCCGGTTCGCAACGGCGAGATTGACGCACACCCATTGCTCGACATCCTGACGCCGCGTGCCTTGCGCCCCTGGTTGCGCGCCGAGCCTGCGCCGCGCAAGTTGCTGATGCGTGGCGCGACGGCGTCACGCGCAGCCCACCCGGATATCGACAGTTTCTGCCTGACTTACCCGCAGGCATTGCCCATGCAGGCCTTCGAAACCGCGCTGACCGTCCTGCTCGGCTATCACGGCGAACGCATCCTGCGGGTGAAGGGAATCGGCAATTTCATCGGCGAATCGCGGCCTGTGGTGTTCCATGGCGTGCAGCAGTTGCTGCATGAACCGTTGCGGCTTGAAGCGTGGCCGGACGACGATCACACCACACGCCTCGTCTTCATTGTGCAGGGTCTCGCCAGATCGGTGATCGAGGAGACGATCGCGCATTTCCTGCGCGAAGCAGCGGCGGAAGAATCGGTAAGGCGCTAA
- a CDS encoding MBL fold metallo-hydrolase, producing the protein MRIAVTAGTTAALPWMQDAHAQSAASSTTSAPTAGPAAKGTQLILLGTKGGPTPSDLRAAPANVLVVDGQPYVVDCGNGVALQLTKAGIKLPRIRDIFLTHHHSDHNADLGNLVFLAWATGLHTPVNLYGPPRIAKMIDDFVDMNAIDLDVRVREEGRPPFRPLINIHEFDGPRLVMEDDRVRVTSTLVDHYTIKPAFAYRFETRDRTVVFSGDTTYYPALAEFAKGADVLVHEVMYLPALEKLMKTVDNAPTLLDHLMKSHTSTEQVGKIAATAGVKTLVLSHFVPGGDPAITDEMWAADARKHFDGQIIVGKDLQVI; encoded by the coding sequence ATGCGTATCGCCGTTACAGCAGGCACCACGGCAGCGCTGCCGTGGATGCAGGACGCCCACGCTCAGTCAGCGGCCAGCTCCACGACCTCGGCGCCCACTGCCGGACCTGCGGCAAAAGGCACGCAACTGATCCTGCTCGGCACCAAGGGCGGCCCGACGCCCTCCGATCTGCGCGCGGCGCCGGCGAACGTGCTGGTGGTCGACGGTCAGCCCTACGTGGTCGATTGCGGTAACGGCGTCGCACTGCAGTTGACCAAAGCGGGTATCAAACTGCCGCGCATCCGTGACATCTTCCTGACCCACCATCATTCGGATCACAACGCCGACCTCGGCAACCTCGTGTTCCTCGCCTGGGCCACCGGCCTGCACACGCCGGTCAACCTGTACGGCCCGCCGCGCATCGCCAAGATGATCGACGACTTTGTCGACATGAACGCGATCGACCTCGACGTGCGCGTGCGCGAAGAAGGCCGCCCGCCGTTCCGGCCATTGATCAACATCCATGAATTCGACGGCCCTCGCCTCGTGATGGAAGACGACCGCGTACGCGTCACCTCGACACTGGTCGACCACTACACGATCAAGCCGGCCTTCGCTTACCGCTTCGAGACGCGGGACCGCACCGTCGTGTTCTCCGGCGACACGACCTACTACCCGGCGCTAGCCGAGTTTGCGAAAGGCGCTGACGTATTGGTGCATGAAGTGATGTACCTGCCCGCGCTCGAAAAGCTGATGAAGACCGTCGACAACGCGCCGACGCTGCTCGATCACCTCATGAAGAGCCACACCAGCACGGAGCAGGTCGGCAAGATCGCCGCGACGGCCGGCGTCAAGACGCTGGTGCTGAGCCATTTCGTGCCGGGCGGCGATCCCGCGATTACCGACGAGATGTGGGCCGCCGACGCGCGCAAGCATTTCGACGGACAGATCATCGTCGGCAAAGACCTGCAGGTTATCTGA